The Hordeum vulgare subsp. vulgare chromosome 7H, MorexV3_pseudomolecules_assembly, whole genome shotgun sequence DNA window CATATAGATTCTTTCTAccaaattttctatttttgatagtgctATAGCTTCAGTATGAAACTGCTTTAAAATAAATTTAATGAAATAAAGCTGATTTTGATGAATTGAAACAGTCGCAAACAAGCCCTAAAGTAGACATAATGAGAAATCCATATTAATATAAATCCAATCATGAATGCACTTTCCTCCCCTATCAGTTCGTTGTGGGGTCAAGGACGTGCCCGGCGAACAGGGTAGTACCGGATACCTCCTCGATGACGAAGAAGGCAAACGGATGGTCAGCCGTGAAGTCCACACGTGGCCGAACACTATAAGAACACAATATCATAGTCGCAACGGTGGCGGCCGCGGCCTCGGTGCCTTCTTCGTTCACCTCGATGACGGCCCTGTGGACTATTTTGTGCAGCGCCAGCTTCCCTGCACCGTCCTCCACCATGTCGGACAGGTCAGCCTTCCCCAGCTCGAACGCCTCCTTGAGCCCCATGTCCTGGAGGATGCCTTTCATTGTCACGCCGAAGCTGACCTTGAATTTAGGCAGCCGGAAGTCGCCGACCAGGACGTCGTCACACGGCAGGTGCTTGCGCAGAAAGCCAGGGTCGCGGGCGATCTTGTCGGTGAGCCCCCAGAGCCCGTCGCGCGCGTTGGGGAGGAAGACGCACATCGAGTAGatcggcggcggctgcggctggCCCGGCGAGGAGCGGCCTTGCACGTAGCGGAGCTGGAGCACCTTGAAGCCGTCGTGGCAGGCGATGCTGTGCCGGCCCAAGCCGCGCATCAAGGGCGCGTCCACGGCGGTGCCGTCGAGGCGGTGGAACTTGCCGTCCTCGGTGAGCTCCTTGTCGAACGGCTTCTCCCACTTGCCCTTGAAGTAGATGGCGTTGGCGAGCACCAGGACGGTGCAGCTGGACAGCGCGCCGGGGCTGAGGATGGAGGGGATGAGGTCGTTCGTCGCGGCCGCCACCCATGCGTTGATCTGCTCCCTTGCCTCCTCCGGCTGCACGTACCACGGTCGACGTACGTACACAACATATATAATGGCAATCAGATACTACTGCATGCCATGCCACAGATCGATCACGGTCACGGCCGACGTGCACTGACCTCTTGGCGGAAGTTGGCGGAGCGGGCGACGGCCTTGTACgactcggcggcggcggtgcggtAGGCGGGGCGGAGGAGCGTCGTGCTGTCGTGCCACACACCGCAGGCGAAGCTGACGCGGGGGCCGCCCGTCCGGGACCCGTCGGCGAGGACGTGCTCCGCCAGCGCGCGGACGTGGCCGGCGAGGAAGTCCCGGGAAGGCGCGCCGAGGACACGGAGCAGCTCGTCGAGGGTGCCCTCGCGGGCGCCGGCTGCCACCAGGGACAAGGCCGCGTAGACAGACAGCGGCGACGTGACCAGGTTGCCGCTCCtgccggcgtcgtcgtcgtcggcaaGGCGCTTGTTCAGGCCCAGGAAGAACGCCTGCAGGCCATCGCTGGTGGCGGGGGCGAGGGCGGGGGCGAGGGCGGGGTAGGGGGCGACGGCGGGGGCGACGGCGGGgtagggggcgggggcgggggcgggctcGGCCTCCGTGCAGACCCATAGGCAGCGGAGGACGAGCTCCTTGGCAGATTGCATCTTGTGTGGTGTTGACGCGCACTTGCTCTCTGGCCCGAACAACTATAGTAGCTAGCAATGTGGTTGCCGAGCAGTAACAGGTTACGTAGATGTAGTATTATTGGTTGCCGAGACATGGCTCCCTGCACTGCGCCCGGACCCGGTGTGGCATCTGATTCGGGAGGTGCCCGACGTCCATTGGTCCACGCATAGCCGGGACGAACGACAACAGCAGCATTTGGAAGAAATAAAAAAACGTTGCAGCTGAAAATGTTGCAGAAAGTGCAGGAGTGGAGTGCTGGCGCATGATGGGTATGGAAGACTTCGACTGAAGCTCACTGATTGCGCCAATGCCAAGATGCGCGTAGAATGTACGGGGCTGTTTGGTTCTCagcataagagcatctccaacacgcgCCTAAAAATCCACGCGCGCTAGAAAACGCCAGTTTACCGTACGCGGGACTGAAATGCGCGCTCCAGCGGCGGCGGAAAAACCACGCGCGCGAAAAGGCGACAGCCCGCGCGTCATTTTTGCGGCGCCGCGTCCCGCGCGCCATAAAAGGCAGCGCGCTGCCCTGCCTCTCGTGCCGcgttctctcttctctctccctctgccactcgcgccgccgccgcgttctccctgcctctcgcgccgcgctctctcttccttctcgcgccgccgccgccgccgacgagccACCATGTCGCCGCGCCGCCGGtctgcgtcgggctaccgcggcgttcgcagcgccccaacggcgggttctgcgctgagatacgctccggcgatctccggctgaGCCTCGGCACGtacgacacggcgcacgaggccgcccgcgcgttcgacgcggcggcgtggcgcctaggcaggccgcgaCTGTAAATGAACTTCCCCGACGTCCGCACGCTCCAGCAGGCATTAGACCTGGCCCCGCCGCCTCGTCTTaactccgcacaagaccgtgcggagcatACTGCgatgcagcgccgcctcctcgtcgcccaggaggacgagcgggtcatggcggagtggcgtCGGCGCCACCCGGAAGACGTCTCCTACGAGCAGGAGTACTGGGAACGGCGTcgcgaggaggacacgcgccggcgccgcgaggagcggttggatAGACGTCGTCGGAAGGCTTTGGCGTGCGCGCAGGCCGAcctcgtcaatgcaggcgggagttccttcttcactgaagaagatgaaCGATGGTTTGACATTTGGCTGTCAACCTCcgacgacaccaacgacgatggtggtgcagatgactggagcgactaggattagtattttttttatcaaactatctagcaccgaactatctatctatgttttcgaactacctatctagttgctatctatgtaaaataactttgtatcttttttatttaaatgcaatctatttataaaaaaaatttgtgcgcgctgcatttttgggcactgctggagcggcgcgcgcgctgcattatagcgcggctgttggagccagcgctcCGCAACGCGCAAAACCAGACGACCAGCGCGCGGTAAAGTCGTTTTTtaggcgcggcgcgaagcgcgcctgttggagatgctctaaggttgCCACGCCTAACTTTACTCATGCCACAATACCTTAGGCATGTGTTAGGTTCATTGTCACACTTAATTTTTTTGCCAAATCTTACCACACTTGTGATGTCCATTTTGTTAGCCACACTTTTTGTGGCAGCCACACTTTGCCTAAGGTTAGTTGTGGCAaagttagtcatgaaccaaacagGCCCGTAGTTTTTTTTAGTTGGGCGTGGATGAGGGCACCAGGAACAAGGCTATCACTCCTTCAACGCTTACAAAAACATTAAAAAAATTGTACGCCATGTATGAAAATATATTCTTTTTTTCCTATTTGGTTATTTTCCTTTGTTTCTACCCTTTTCCGCTGTGTTTTTTATTTGTTTGTTGTTCCATGCACACTTATTTTATACTCcattcgttcctaaatatttgtctttctagagatttcactacgaactatatacggatgtatatagacataatttaaaatatagattcattcattttgctctgtatataGTTCATAGTTGAATatttaaaaagacaaatatttaggaacggaggaactaCATGGCACGGAGCACAAACTTTATCTAAAAAGGTTCATCGTGTATTAAAAAGATGTTCTTTGTGTATTGAAACATTATTAGCTGCATATCAAAAATGTGTCCTTCATGTTAAAAAAAATGTTCAACATGTATTAAAAAAAACGTGTATTATAAAAATGTTCATTGAGTTTCTAAAAAGACTCCACAAGTATTAGAAAATGCTCATCACATACAAGAAAATGTTCGCCGTGTGTTAAAAAAAGGTTCATCATATTATTTGAAAAAGGTCCATTGTGTATTaaagcactatctatcacaaaaaTATATTTATCATGTATTTAAAAGTATTCCTCATATAAATAAAAATGTTCTTGGTGCAACTAAAACATCTTTATAATTCATTAAacattgatcattatataatttaaatcacttatataatttaaaatatgaaaccactttgaaaaacacttattacacattcaaaaaatatttgcatATTTCTTAGTTAGATAAAATAATTGCTCATGTGTTGCAAAGAGATGTAAGTACTCGCAACATTTTTTTTGCTAATAGCTTGTGAAACACTTATATTTGTGGTATGGAGGGAGTAATTCGCTATCACAAGAGAGTAATTTTGAATATAAGGCCTTTGATACAAGTTTTGTACAAGCAGTGTGTACACTTTTGGTTAGACAGTCCAGCAGTATCACGTACTTCCTCCGTAGTATTATCTATTCTTTACTAGCAAAAGTTTAAAAATAGTAAAGAATTTAATATTGTAGGTTATCAAACTTGGTCGACGGTTCTACTCATATATGAAATTTCACAAAAATGAAAGACACATGTGCTATTCGTAGTGAAGAAAACAAGATCAACCCTTCAAAACCACGGATGCCatttctttgtgaagcttcacaaGTAACTAGAATATTCGACCATATATGGTATAAAatgtttcagaatgatttgatctCCTCgcatttttcttttgattttattttttataatGGGCGCGTGTGGAACCAAGTTCCAAAAACCAATTGTCCCTAAAAAAAACTAGAGGTAAACAATACTCCCCTCTTTCCAAAATTTTTGTCTTATGTTTGTCTAAAAATAAATATATCTAAATATTAAAATTTGACCGATACATTCATATTAAAAAAatctaagacaataattttgAAACCGAGGAAGTATTTTGTCTACTAAGTTTAAATGAATACACGGCTCGTGTAAACCAAACGAAGATATGGCAGCGGGGCCCATTGCACAGAGGGTGGCGAGGAAGCCTCCCAAGCGGGCCCAGTCGCATGGAGATATGAGCGGGAACGGGAACTGCCTGCCAAGTGGGACCCATGCGCATAGACAGAAGGGAACGGCCTCCCGTCTCCCGCCATTTCCATTCCCGCGCAGACCCtgttcccctccctcgcgccaagaTTTTTTACCGCCATTTTCTTGGCGCCAACCCCTTCTCCCTCTGCTCAATTTCCCGCCACGCGCGCCTCGCTCCCACCTATAAACCTCCTCACCGGCCCCTCTCTCTCATCCATCCCCATCACCGCCGCCGCAATCCTCCCTCCTCACCTTCATCCAGATCCACTGAGCGATCGAGAGAAGGATCTCGCCGGATCAGCAGATCAAGAAGTCCGCTCGGCCGGATCTCATCTCAGCCACAGTCACCATGGTCGTCGCGCTCGGTCCCGGCAGGTTCTACGGCAGCGGTCTGCCCCGCCCACGCGTCTTCCCCGGCGACCGCGTCGACCCGCCGGCCCCCGTCACCGACGCGCTCCTCTGCTGGGCGCGCGACGCGCACTGGTCCATGGGCGGCCTCGGCGCCAAGCGCCTCCGCCTGCAGGGCCGCATCGAGGGCAACCTCGTCAAGCTCCGCCGCATCGCGCGCCGCGACGCCAGGACCTCCGCCAAGTCCTCCAAGTCGTCCAAGAAGTTCCGCGCCGCGGGGCACGGGCCTGCCCCGGCCACGCTCGATGACGCGCTCggctccgacgacgacgacgactcggAGGATGAGACGGAGGTCGCGGCCCAGGAGAAGGCGCTGCGGCGCGAGGTcgtggatgatgatgaggactctGAGTCCGGCGAGtcggagggggaggaggtgccGCTCGTTACCatcgctgccgccgccaagaggaAGCGTGCCAGGAAGCTCTCTGACGAGTTCGACCGCATCGCCGCCGCGCAGGAGGACGGCGGGAAGAAGAAGCCCTCTGCCGTGGCTCTGGCCAAGGCGCCGCTGAGGAAGAAGGCTTCTGCTTCTGCTGCTGCGGCCCCTGCTTCGGCATCTGAGGTACAGGTGAGGAGGAAGGCGGTGGCGCCTCCGGCTGGGGCGGCGGCGAGGACGTCGCCGAAGAGGAAGGCTGCTGAGCCGCCGGCGGCAAGGAGGACCTCCCCAAGGTCGAAGCACTGATGAATTCAGATCGGTGGCTCTAGCGATTGTGGTGTGATCTTGGAAATGCAGTATGCTGTGTGTTCGTTGAAATGCTTGAATGCAATCTAGTGTCATGCTTCTTTCTGTATATGAATCAAATCCCTCAAATGTCTCTGGTAAACTCCGAATTATCTTGAAATAATTGTTCCTGCTCTGAGATCTGAAAATCTTCCTAAAATAAAAATTGATGTATTGAGGCGTGGTCTAGAGATGCGATTACTGAGATCTGAAACCCAGTGTCCATGTTTCTTTCTACTATATCTGAAATCAAATTCCTTAAGATCAACCCTGAAAATAGTATATTCCCCTACTGTGATCCAAACCACTGAAATAATTTAGGTACTTCCTGTTCTGTGATCTGAAAATGTTTGATGCTGTTTCTTACATTTTGTTTATCAGTTCAGTTGATGCTATGATGTGAATTGCAAAATGAGTTCAAGTGCAATTCCTTGTTTGTTCTTGCTACTGAGATGTGGAAATGTTCCATTTTTTTGCCTATGTTTGATGCTTCTTCTATTAACACTATGTTTGCCGAGGTTGATGTATGATCTTTGTCGAAATGCTGGAATGAAAAAATATGTCATGTTTACAAAAATATGCCTCATCAAACCTAAAATATCCTGAAATAATAGTTGTTGTGTCATTGTGTGTTCATTGAAATGTTGGAGAAAATATAATGTCCGTGTTTCTTTCTATATTTAAATCAAATCATTCAAATATTGTCTGATTGATTCTGAAAAATAATATAGTAGTTCTTGAACGGAGATCTAAAAGTGTTCAATTTTATTTTTTTACAGTTTGTCTATCGTCACCTCGTAGCTCGACAACCTGTGCCTTATGTGGATCTGGACGGTGCTTCATGCCCCATTCCGCGCCGTCCCCAGCGCATCCCCCTCCTCTGCTTTGGGCCGATCCGCGATGTTGTGCTAGCTCTTGGCTCCCTGAGCAAAGGTTgccgcttgtcgtcgccttcatggATGGTCCCACTTTGCAATGATTTGCTTCCAAGCCCCGCAGTCCTTGGTGTTGCGTCGATGGGGAGGCTCCGATGCTCTGCACGTGGCCGTAGTTCGTTGGCCTATTCGGGGCTTGTCTCGTGGAGGGTACTTGTAACGCCTCGGACACACCCGTCGACGGTcgttcgtcgggccacaggagcgttccctcttggtacaaacgtctgtgcatccaggccagtacatgtaccatgccgtgtgccacgacgggtcacaaacgtcatgaacaacatgaccgcacatctgtccgcaaacatccgtgtaaccgcaccCACCGACGGTCGTTACTCTTGGCGGGATCtacactggccccacatatcaatactagtcttttctgcgcactttgtcctcactcatgcgcacccgggatgaacttcccggtcggtcaccaatcctagaactactccaagccgagcacgcttaacctggaagttctgtttgaatgggctcccggaaaaaaaggaattccttattgatatgagtagtctatcacccTAATAAGCCAGACTATCACAGTACTGTCCGTGACACTACTTCCTTGTTGAAGGCGTCATCATGGAGTTTTCTCTCGAGGAGCTAGCGACTGTTGGGGACTCTTGGTTTTGAGCTAAAGTTCAGCGATGGCGACTCATGTGTGTCGTCTCCCTTCTTGAAAATTGCTGACTACCCATGTATTCACCCTTGCGAGAACAAACATTGTAGATTTGTTGGAACAAGTATGGTGCGGATGACGTTAGCTTGGTTACACTTCAGATAGCAGATAGCGGTCTGGTAGGGTCACAGACACCATTTGCTTTTACTTTGAGCCTTCTTAAGGGAATTTGCAAACTTACCTATAAAAGGTTTATTCACTTCCATTGTATAAGTTGGATTTTGTAAAAAAAAACTAGTTTTACGGGTTGTTGCATATatgtattatttttgttgtgtgcgAAGTATTTGTAATAATATGTGGTGGGATGTTGACGCTTCACCACATAGCTTGCACATTTTCACGTGTATGTTTTGTGAAGGTGGAGTCTTGGGATCGACATTATGGAGAGGTTGCTAGATCTGTATAGTGTCGGTCTTGGAGAGCTACACATATATGTTTAtccttgtacatcacatcataaTAAATGTGCATACGGAGTTATCCATGTCCTTGCATTTATAGAATTActctattgcttcacttatactcTTTAGAGCATTGTGGTAGTCCTGTGAGAAATGATTActttcttgcttcacttatatttattttgagagttgaataaTAATTGATAGTTGACAATGGTTAATATGCAAGTGATAAAAATAATATGTGTTTTTGATGGTATAATTAAAATTGCATGAATAAAGCTATAGTCATGCTAGAAATGATCAGAAATCTCTCGGTCTATTTGTCTTTCCTTGGACAAGTTTGATGGATGATCTCCATGAGAGAGCTGTGTATGTtggttgggttcaatcttgcgagtAATCTACCCCAATGATAGAAAGTAAAAAAGGTGTGTTGTGTTGTTGCCGCTATGACAAAAAATGattgcatagttgtcctttgagcGAAGGGTGAAGATGATATATCATCAACATCATATCATTATGCTTAATACAATAACCTATTTTTTTTTACTTAATATTTTGAGATGCATGCCGAATAGCAATGTTGGGGTGGAATATTAGTTGTACATGCAGTTGTATTAATGTTCTATGCTGGATGTCCAGACATGATGTCTATATGCAATTGAGCTATGTATAGTTATGATCATAAAAATTGCAATTTAATCGATACACaagtgtaatttgtttaccacaccttgatactccctccgtcacggtttagaaggcacagttaaacttgcgtgcgtttcCAAAATAGACAAAGTTTAAGGCGTGAAAGCAATTACTCTCATTAATTAatactagtactactcatgcatgcgccctcctaatttgctgctcacgtattagtactagtattttttcagttgattaggcgtattagcatctacacctactacatctcacaaccaattgaTGACAACCTTGGTCCCAGAGATTTTCCAAacgtgtcttctaaaccgtgacggagggagtgttTATTTTtaagagaaaccactagtgaaccTATGGATCGCAGTCCATTCTTTTCCCACAACCTCGATAACTTTGTTGTgctttcttttcaatttttttatttgttttccttcaatcctATTGTTTCAAACACAGGTTGCACTAATCATTGTAACTAGCAAGGCTAGTAAGACCTACAAACTTACTAGTTGTGTTGGGAGCCAAGACAGGTTTTGTATATGTGTGGGCAAATACTTATCAGTGTGTGTAGTTTAaagctcctattggttcgataaaccttaaggTCATCCACTTTGAGGGGGGATTGTTGTTGATTGGACATggattggtggatttggatcacatCACACTTATTCAAcccgagggatgttgatttgagttagagttcattagtaatttgattaattgaactaattatcatgaacctgttttacttaatactctagatgcatgctggatagcgatcgatgagtgGAGCAATAGTAATATGTGCAGACATGAattggcctatttgtttatggacgtgatgcttatttacacatgatcattgtcgtgaaagcCGCATAACTattcgtttttctatcaattgcccaacaataatttgtttacccatcatatgctattttccatgagagatgccattagggaaactgTGGCCCCGGAGTCTATCGataacatatttacaaaaccttccataccctgctgccatttactttttttttttttgcaatttacaatcatCTACAACTATCTACACACCTTGCTtgtttgcaaataacgagaccaagaagattgacaaccctcttgcccgcgttggatgcaagttatttgttcttttgtgtgcagccgttgaagacaattgtgattgatattcctattggttcgatataaaccttggtttcatcattcggggaaatacttatccatattgtgctgcgataacccatttCTGTTAATGGAAAAAACcaagcagatcacaagtatcggcCACCCAGACCTCACGAAACCGCAAGAGATGCCTAGAGGGATCCCCACGTTCATCACCGTCCCTGATTCGATCCAATCCAGAGCCAAAGCTACTAGATCGCCGTCACAAATCCGCCTTGTAGAGGGACACCACCACGCCATGCTGCCGCGGGAAGCCTGAGCTTCACCTGTCATCGCCTTCCAAAGCCACCGCCCCAGGATCCAGGCCGGACATTGCTACCTCCACTGTCACATCCTACCGTCGCCGAACCGCCGATCCACCAAGCACCTCAGCCAAGGCCGCCGTGACCGTGCGGACACTCAGAGCGGCCAACATGACCGGCTCTTCCACGTTGCCCTACAGCTCTGTCGCCTCTGCCCACCACCACGTCACAGCCTTGCGCCGTCTCCGAAGGCGAGCCGCCGCGGCACGGATTCAGGAGAAAATGTTTCCTTTGTAGATGTTTTATCCGACTCACTACGTACCGAATAAGTTGCCCTCTTGCATGCTAATTCCTTTGTGAGATGGGAGTGGAGAGGGTCCTTTGTGAGACCGATAGCGTGGTTATCCAACATGCAGTCTCCTTCCTTCCTGTGATGCTTATGATCTTGCACCGTCGGGCAACCTTATCAAGGAGATCAAGCTGAAGCTCGAAACCCAGTTCATTCAGGCATGTGCAGTGCATGTTAACCGTGATTGTAACAGGCCAGCGCATGTGCAGGGTTAGCTATTGACAATGAATGTGCGTGGGGCGACAGATACCATCTCGTCGTGTCCTAAATGATTTTTTCACTACAAGTGTTCCTTTTAAAAAAACTGTtaaatacttcctccgtctcaaaTTT harbors:
- the LOC123411534 gene encoding putative serpin-Z6A, producing MQSAKELVLRCLWVCTEAEPAPAPAPYPAVAPAVAPYPALAPALAPATSDGLQAFFLGLNKRLADDDDAGRSGNLVTSPLSVYAALSLVAAGAREGTLDELLRVLGAPSRDFLAGHVRALAEHVLADGSRTGGPRVSFACGVWHDSTTLLRPAYRTAAAESYKAVARSANFRQEPEEAREQINAWVAAATNDLIPSILSPGALSSCTVLVLANAIYFKGKWEKPFDKELTEDGKFHRLDGTAVDAPLMRGLGRHSIACHDGFKVLQLRYVQGRSSPGQPQPPPIYSMCVFLPNARDGLWGLTDKIARDPGFLRKHLPCDDVLVGDFRLPKFKVSFGVTMKGILQDMGLKEAFELGKADLSDMVEDGAGKLALHKIVHRAVIEVNEEGTEAAAATVATMILCSYSVRPRVDFTADHPFAFFVIEEVSGTTLFAGHVLDPTTN
- the LOC123411535 gene encoding 60S ribosomal protein L22-like encodes the protein MVVALGPGRFYGSGLPRPRVFPGDRVDPPAPVTDALLCWARDAHWSMGGLGAKRLRLQGRIEGNLVKLRRIARRDARTSAKSSKSSKKFRAAGHGPAPATLDDALGSDDDDDSEDETEVAAQEKALRREVVDDDEDSESGESEGEEVPLVTIAAAAKRKRARKLSDEFDRIAAAQEDGGKKKPSAVALAKAPLRKKASASAAAAPASASEVQVRRKAVAPPAGAAARTSPKRKAAEPPAARRTSPRSKH